In Motilibacter aurantiacus, the sequence AGGTGGTCGCGCAGCCATGGGCTCGCCCCGAACTGGACGCGGTGGGTCTCCTCGTGCAGGCAGACCCAGAGCCGGAAATCGCTCACGTCGACAGTGAGCTCGCGCTCGGCGGCGACGATGTTGGGGGCGACGAGCAGCAGCCGGCCGCCTGCCGCGTTCGGGGTGAACAGCTCGTACTGCCCGAGCACCTTGCCGGCGAGGAAGGCGAGCAGCCCGCCGGTCTCCAGTCCGGTGAGCACGCTCCCGACGGCCTCGACCACGGGGCTGTCCGGGCCCGTACGCCGCCGCGCGGCCTTCTCCGAGAGCCGGGCCACGAGCGGGTCGAGCACCACCCGGAAGCCCTCGACGTTGGCGCGCACCCATCCGGGGCGATCGACCACCGCGACGGCCGAGGTGCCGCCCTCGGCGACCAGCCCGGTGTACGCCCGCACGTGCGCCTGCGCCTCGGTGGCCCGCTGGCGCAGCTCGGCGACGGCGGCATGCGCGTCGGCCCGGCTGACCTTGGGCCCCTTCGGCACCAGCCGGACGGCGGTCGCCGTCGCGAGGTCCCAGTCGACCGTCACCGACATGCCGCCCCCAGCCCGCCGCTGCGCTCCATGCGGCCACGCTACGGGCTGCCGGGCCCGCGGCCGGGCTGCCTGCGGCGGTTACGCGGTCAGCGTGACGATCCCCGGCGCGACGAGCAGCCCGAGGACGACGAGCGTGACGCCCGCCATCAGCTGGTCGCGGACGACGGTGGCGATGCCGGCGACGACGAGGACCACCGCGAGGACCCACAGCAGCGTGCCCACGTCAGCTCCCGCACCCGCAGCGGGCCAGCGCGGTCGCCGCCTCGTCCAGCGCCTGCCGGGCGTCGAGCGTGCTGCCGGGCACGCGGTCGGCGAGGAAGGCGAAGACCAGCAGCGCGCCGTCGCGGCCACGGACGACCCCGGCCAGCGAGCTGACCCCGGTCAGGGTCCCCGTCTTGGCCCGCACCTGCCCGCGGGCCGCGTCGAGGGCTCCGTCGGGGGCGTAGCGCTCGGCGAGCGTGCCGGTGAGCCCGGCGACGGGAAGCCCGGTGAGCACCGGGCGCAGCTCCGGGTGGCCCGGGGACGCGGCCGCCCGAAGCGCTCCGGCCACCGTGGCGGACGGGAGCCGCGAGCCGCGGGCCAGCCCGCTGCCGTCGAGCAGCAGCGCCCCCTCGACGGGCACACCGGCCTCCCCCGCCGCCGCGAGCACCGCCGCACCGCCGCCCGCCGCCGTCGCCGGGTGCCCGCGCTCGGCGGCGACCAGCCGGGCCAGCCCCTCGGCGAGGTCGTTGTCGCTCTCCTCGAGCATCCGCTCGACCAGTCGCGACACCGGTGGCGACGCGACGGACGCTAGCTCGCCGGCCCCGGCCGGCGCGCCGCCCCGGCCGACGCCCTCCACGACCTGGACCCCCGCGGCCTGCAGCAGCGCGGCGAAGCGCCGGCCCGCTTCGAGGGCGGGGTCCTCGACCCGGGCGTCCTCGCCGGGGCGTACGCGGCCCTGGTCGACGGAGAGGGCGCTGACCGGCGCCGCGATGCCGCCGGGGACGTACCCGGGCTCCCAGTCGGGGCTCACCGCCGGCGCGTCGAACAGGGTGTCGTCGACGCGGAGCCGGATCGCGGCGCCCTCGCCCAGGGCCGCGGCCACCCGGTCGGCGAGCACGTCGAGCCGGGCGTACGCCGTGGTGTCGTCCCCGCGGCCGTAGCCGGCCGACTGCAGGGTGGCGTCCCCGCCGCCCACGAGGACGAGGTCGACCGGCCCCGCGGGCGCAGCCGAGGCGTCGGGCGTGCCCTGGGCGGCCGGGGCCGTCACGACGCGGGTGACGAGCGTGGTGTCGGGCCCGAGCGCCGTGATCGCGGCGGCCCCGGTGAGCAGCTTCGCGACCGAGGCCGGGGTGTGCGCGGCGCCGCCGCGGTCCAGCAGGACGGTGCCGTCGGCCGCGAGGACCGTCGCGCCCAGCGAGCGGCCGAGCGCGGGGTCCGAGAGCGCCGTGCGCAGGGCGCCGGACACCCCGGCTGCGCTGGGCCCGCCCGGCCCGGCCCCGCCAGCGGCCGGTGCGAGGACGGGAGCCGCCGGCGAGGGCAGCGCGGCGGGGGTCGAAGCGGACACCGCCGGACGTTCCGGGCCTCCCCCGTCGAGACCAGCACCGACGAGCAGGCCCCCGGCGGCCGCGACGACGAGGGCAGCCCCGACCCCGGCGACGACGCGTCCACGCACTCCGCGACACTAGCCGTTTGCAGGTAGCAGTCGTCGCTGGAGGACCCCGTGGAGTTCGACGTCCTGATCGAGATCCCCCGAGGGTCGCGCAACAAGTACGAGGTGGATCACGAGACCGGCCGCATCCGGCTGGACCGGATGCTGTTCACCGCCACCCGGTACCCGCACGACTACGGGTACATCGAGGGCACGCTCGGCGAGGACGGCGACCCGCTGGACGCCATGGTGCTCATCGAGGAGCCGACGTTCCCCGGCTGCCTCATCCGCTGCCGGGCGATCGGGATGTTCCGGATGACCGACGAGGCCGGCGGCGACGACAAGGTCATGTGCGTCGTCGCGGGCGACCCGCGCTTCGACCGCGTGCAGGACATCGACGACATGCCCGAGTTCGACCGGCTCGAGGTCCAGCACTTCTTCGAGGTCTACAAGGACCTCGAGCCCGGCAAGTCGGTCGAGGGCGCGACCTGGACCGGGCGCGCCGAGGCGGAGGCCGAGATCGTGCGCTCGCGGGAGCGGCAGGCCGCCGGCGGCCACCCCATGCCGCACCCGCCCGCGCAGGGCTGACCGCAGCCCCAGGCCGGCGCGGGCGGCCCCCAGGGCGGGAGCGCCCTCAGATCTCGGCGATGTCGACGACCACCTTCACGTCGTCGTCGCGGGCGTCCAGCGCCTCGGTCGCGCGGTCCAGCGGGACCCGGCGGGTGATCATCGCGTCGAGCCACGCGGGGTCGGCGTCAGCGAGCGCCCGCGCCCCTGCCTCGTAGTGCCGCCGGTTGGCGTTCACGGACCCGATCACGACGTTGTTCTTCAGCACGATCTCGCGGCCGACGGACGCGGCGTCGAAGGAGATCTCGCTCGCCGGGCCGACCCCGGCCAGGCACACCACGCCGGCGCTGGCCACGCAGGTGAGGGCGCCGGCGACGACGGGGGCCGCGCCGGTGCACTCGACGACCACGTCGGGGGCGAACGTCAGGTCGTCGACCGAGCCGCTGTGGTACTCCGCGCCCAGCCCGCCGACGAGTCGTGGCTTCGGCCCGTCCTCGGCCAGATCCAGCACGTGCGTCTCGAGCCCGCGCTGCACCGCCAGCAGGGCGGCGAGCAGGCCGACCGGGCCTGCCCCGGTGACGAGCGCGGTCCGCGGCCGCCAGTGGCCCCGGTCGCCGACCCGCTCGACCTGCTCCCACGCCTTGGCGACGACCGAGGTGGGCTCCAGCAGGACGCCGCGCAGCCCGAGCGCCGGGTCGACGCGGACGGCGTGGTCGGCCTCCACCCGCCATCGCTGCGCGCAGAAGCCGTCGACCCGCACGATGCCGTGCTCGGAGAACTCGCCGTTCTGGCAGAAGTCCCACTCGCCGGCGGCACAGGCCGGGCAGGGCTCGGGGTCCCGTCGCCGCACGATGCCGACGACCAGGTCGCCTCCGGACAGCCCGTCCGCGCCTCCGGGCTCCAGGACACGACCGAGCGACTCGTGCCCGATGATCAGCCGTTCGCGTCCGGGCGGAGGGTCGCCGTACGTCCCGCCGAGCAGGTCCCCGTCGGTGCCGCACACGCCGACCGCCAGCCCCTCGACCAGAACCGGGCCGAGCGAGGGGTCCGGCTCGGCCACGTCCTCCACCCGGGGATCGCCGGAGCCTGGCTGCACGGTGAGAGCACGCATGGCGCCCAGGCTGTCCGCGGAGGGGACGGCGAAACGCGCAGGCGCAGGACGGACTCGAACGCGGCGGTTCGGGAAGGACGGGCGCGTGCCCCTTGCCTCGGCGACCCCGGTGGGGCGCTTCCTCGAGCGCCGCGGGCTGCTGCGCCCTCCGGCGCTGCAGACCCGCTCGACGCGCACCGCCTCGCGGCTCGAGCTCTTCTTCGACCTGGCCTTCGTCCTCGTGGTGGCCGAGCTGGCCATCTCGGTCCGCGAGGACATCGACGTCGGGAGCGTGCTCCGGTTCGGCGGCCTCTTCGCCGTCGTGTGGTGGTCCTGGATGAGCTCCACCCTCTACGCCAACCGGTTCGACCACGACGACCTGATCTTCCGGCTGAACAAGCTGGGCAGCATGCTCGCGGTCGTCGGGCTCGCCGGGTCGGCCTCCGACGCCACCGGCACGTACGCCACCGAGTTCACCCTCAGCTACGTCGCGCTCCGGGTCCTGCTCCTGCTGCAGTACCTGCGCGCGTACCGGCACGTGCCGGAGGCGCGGGCGGGCATCCTCACGTACGTGGTGGGCACCGGGGCGGGTGCGCTGCTGTGGACGGCCTCGCTCGCGGTCGAGGGCAACGCCAAGCTCGTCCTGTGGGGCGTCGGCCTGGCGGTCGACGCGGCCGCCCCCCTGCTCGTCACGACCGCCCGCGTCCAGGTCCCCCTCCACCTGGAGCACCTGCCCGAGCGGTTCTCGCTCTTCGTGATCCTCGTCCTCGGCGAGCCGGTCGCCGCCGTCGCGCACGGCGTGCACGACGCGTCGTGGGAGGCGGACGCGGTCCTTGCCGGAGCCATCGCGTTCGTGCTCGCGGCCGCCCTGTGGTGGAGCTACTTCGACCTGGCCGGCGCAGCGGCCAAGCACCTGCTGGACGAGGCCGGCGACGAGCACAGCACGGTGGCACACGACGTGTACATCTACGGCCAGCTCCCGCTGGCCCTGTCGATCGCCGCGGTCGGGGCGGGGCTCGAAGGCCTGGTGGTCGAAGGCGCAGCCGACGCGAGCGCGGGCAGCCGCGCCCTCGTCAGCGGCGGCGTCGCGCTCTACCTGCTCTCCGTCGCCCTCACCAACGTCGGGATGCAGCGGCGGGGACGGAGCGGCTGGTGGTGGGCCGCGCTCGCGGCCCTCGTCGCGGCGGCCGACGCGCTGCTCGACCTGCCGGCGCTGGCGGTCGCCGGCGTGCTGGCGGCGCTGCTCGTGGTCGTCGTGGCCTTCGGCCTGGAGCAGCACGCGCGCGGCAACCTCCAGCTGGAGGAGATGTGACTGCTGTCCTCAGGGATGGAGCGTCTCCCCCGCCCGCAGCATCGCCACGAACTTCGCCAGCCGGCGCGCACGCGTCTCGGGCTTCTTGGCGTCGTGCAGCCGGTGCAGGATCGCGTAGCGGTTGGAGGCGTTGAGCGCGGCGAACGCGGCCGCGACGGCGGGGTCGGCGTCGAGCGCGGCCTGCAGGTCCTCGGGCACGGTCGCCGTGCTCGGCGGGTCGTACGCCGCGTCCCACCGCCCGTCCGCCTTGGCCCGCTCGATCTCGGCGAGCCCGGGAGCGCGCATGCGGCCCGCTGCGACGAGGCCCTCGACCCGCTCGCAGTTGACCTTCGACCACTTGCTGCGCGCGCGCCGCGGCGTGAACTTCTGCAGCCACGTCGCCTCGTCGAGGGACGCGGACTGGCCGTCGATCCACCCCCAGCAGAGGGCTCCCTCGACGGCCTCTGCGTAGGTCACACTCGCGATTCCCGAGTTCTTCTTCGCCAGTTGCACCCAGACGCCGGACTGGGAGGCGTGCTCGCGCTCGAGCCACGCCTCCCAGGCCGACGCGTCGGAGAAGGCGAGAACCGGCAGCCCCTGCTTCTCCATGGGTACGTCCTACCAGCGGTCGTGCACCAGCGGGCGGATGTGCTCGTCGTAGATCTCCCGGATCGCGCGCAGCGTGTCCGGCCCGAGCGGGGCCAGCTGCTCGGCCGCGGCGTTGGAGCGGGCCTGGTCGGCGTTGCGCGCCCCGGGGATGACGACCGAGACACCGTCCTGGTCGAGGATCCAGCGCAGCGCGAGCTGCGCGGTCGTGGCCCCCTGCGGGGTCAGCTTGGCGATCTCGCGGGCGGCACGGACGCCCGTCGCGTAGTCGACGCCGGCGAACGTCTCGCCCACGTCGAACGACTCGCCGTTGCGGTTGAAGCTGCGGTGGTCGTTGGCCGCGAACTGCGTGTTCTCGTCGTACTTGCCGGAGAGCAGCCCGCTTGCCAGCGGCACGCGCGCGATGATGCCGACGTTCGCCTCCTTGGCCGCCGGGAGCAGGCGCTCGAGCGGCTTCTGCCGGAAGGCGTTGAGGATGACCTGGACGGTCGCCACCTGGGAGCGGATGATGGCGGTGAGCGCCTCGTCGACGGTCTCCACGCTCACGCCGTAGTGGGCGACGGCCTTCTCCTGGACCAGCGTGTCCATGGCCTCGTAGACCGAGTCCATCGAGTAGACCGCGGTGGGCGGGCAGTGCAGCTGGACCAGGTCGAGGGTGTCGACGCCGAGGTTCTCCCGGCTGCGGTCGGTCCAGGCGCGCAAGTTGTCGATCGTGTACTGCTCGGCGACGAACGGGTCGGCCCGTCGCCCCGCCTTGGTGGCCACCGTGATCGGCCCGTGGGAGCGCTCACCCAGGAAGCGCCGGATGAGCCGCTCGCTGCGCCCGTCGCCGTAGACGTCCGCGGTGTCGATGAAGTTGACCCCGCTGTCGACCGCGGCGCCGATGGTGTCGAGCGCGTCGTCCTCGTTCACCTCGCCCCAGTCGGCACCGATCTGCCACGCCCCCAGGCCGACCACGCCGACCTGGTATCCGGTCTTGCCGAGAGTCCTCTGTTCCATGACCAAGACCGTACGCACCGGGCCGTGCAACCAAACGCGCACCCGTCGGCGTCCCAGTCCGCACAGGCCCCGGAAGGACCGCTTCGGGGGCGTACCGGAAGGACCCAGCATGACCCGCACGACCACCACCCGCACGACCACCACCCGCACGACNNGCACGCACCGCCCTGGCCGCGACGCTCGTCGCTGCCGCCGCGCTGAGCGCTTCCCCCGCGCCCGCGCAGGCCGCCCTGACCGACGACTCGCCCGTCGCCTCGCCATCCGCGGTCGCCGAGGACAGCGTCTACACCGACACCCTGCCCCCCGGGGTCTGGCCGCACCTGGGCGCGCTCCGCTTCGAGCGCGCCGGCCGGCACAGCGGGGCGCTCTCGGGCGCCTGCGTGCCGGCGATACCGGCAGGCATCGAGCGGGTGACCGCCCGCTACACGCCCCCGGAGGGGCGCAGCGCTGGACGAGCCGCTCAGACGGTGGTCGAGCTCGGCACCGCGAGCGCTGCCCGGGACGCGGCGCGCCGCATCGCCAAGCTCGTGCCCAAGTGCGTGCGCAACGGGGAGAACACCCGGGTCTTCCCGCTGGAGGACACGACGGCGAGCACCTGGGCGTGGTCGACGATCACCAGCAGCCCCGGTGACGAGGAGGGCTGGTTCGGCTACATCGGGGTCGGGCACCGCGGCAGCCGGCTGACGGTGACGTACTACGGCCACGGTGGGCAGGACAGCAACTTCCCCGTCGGGACGTTCGAGAAGCTCATCCGGTACGCCACGGCCCGGCTGGGCTGAGCCCCGCAGGTGCCGCTGCGGTTCCCGAGGCCCTGTCGCGGGACGGCCTCGGGAACGGCAGCGGCATCGTGGTGACTGAGCAGCGGTCGTCAGGAGACCGTGACGACCACGTGGTAGTTCACCTTGAAGCTGAGGTTGTCGCCGATGGCGGTCGCCGCCGTGCCGGTCCAGGTGCCGGGGCTGTTCGGCCCGCCGACCATGAAGTCGACCGTGTTGTAGTCGTAGTCGTCGTTCGAGCCGTTCTTGAAGTACCAGTTGCCCTTGCTGAAGGGCCAGTCGTCGAGCACGCTCCCGCAGCCGAAGAGGTCGCAGTCGTTGTCCGCCAGCTGCACGGAGACCTCCCGCCCGTCGTAGCCGTCGTCAGCGGTCCAGGACATCGACGCACCGCCCAGGCCGACGGTCTGGCCGCTGGAGATCGAGCGGTTGGTGAGCAGGCGCTTCTCCTGGCCCCCCATGAGCGAGTGCGCCCAGATCTCGCCCGCGCCGGTGGAGTCCGAGTCGTCGAGCACCTGGACCGAGTCGAGGACGACCGTCGTCTTCTTGGTCCGGGTGACGAAGTTGCCGGTCTCGGTCCAGGACTTGCCGTTGGCGTCGGTGGCCGTGAGCTCGTACAGGTAGCCGGTGCTCGGGCTGAGCGACAGGGTGAGCCCGTGGCTCGTGCTCGCGGCGTTCTCGGTGACCGAGTCGCTCTTGCCCTCGGAGAAGAACGGCGTCGCCGAGAACGTGACCTTGGCCGGGACCGTCGTCTTCAGCGTGACGGACGCATGTCGCAGCCCGGCGGAGATGTGCTTGTCGTAGATGCAGTCCGTCTGGCAGTTGCCGCTGGGCCATTGGATGGGCGGCACCTCGGGGTTCACGACGATGGGACCGTCGACGCCCGGCTGCGGCACGCCCGCGGAGGCGTTGCCGGCGAGCGCGGGCACGGCGGCGAGCGCGAGGGCGAGGACGGTGAAGGCACGGCGGATTCGCATGGAAGGCTCCTGGGGGTCCGGCCCGGGCCGTGTGCCCGGGTGACAGGAGCAATTCCAGCCGCTTTCGCGGCGCCGGTCCTGAGTGGCAGCTACTCCATCGTGCGGGAGGGCTACTCAGCCCTGTCCCACGTCCGGACCCGGTAGCGCAGCCCAGTCGTCGACACGAGCCACTCCGGCGTCGGCCCGTCCTCGACCCAGGTCGCGTCCAGCACGGGCGCGTACGTGTCGCCCGCGAACTCCTCGGCGAGCTCGGTGACGACGGCCCGGCCCGCGAGGGGCAGGCAGGCGGCGTACACCTCTCCGCCGCCGATCACCCAGACGTCGTCACCGGCGAGGGCCTGGTCGACCGAGGACGCGACCTGCGCGCCCGGCAGCTCGCGCACGGTGCGCGACAGCACGACGTTGCGGCGGCCCGGCAGTGGGCGGAAGCGCTCTGGCAGGGACTCCCAGGTGGCCCGGCCCATGACGACGGCGCACCCCGCGGTCAGCGCCTTGAAGTGGGCCATGTCCTCCGGCAGCCGCCAGGGCAGTGCGCCGTCCCGCCCGATGACCCCGTTGGCCGCCTGCGCCCAGACGAGCCCGATCGCCACGGGCGGCGGGTCAGACCGCGACCGCGCCGCTCAGGCGCGGGTGCGAGACGTAGTCGACGACGGTGAAGTCCTCGTAGGCGTAGTCGAACAGGCTCGCGGCCTTGCGCAGCTGCAGGCGAGGGAAGGGGTACGGCGCCCGCGAGACCTGCTCGGTCACCTGCTCGACGTGGTTGGCGTAGATGTGGCAGTCGCCGCCGGTCCAGACCAGCTCGCCCGGCTCCAGGTCGACCTGCTGGGCCACCATGTGGGTGAGCAGCGCGTAGCTCGCGATGTTGAACGGCACGCCGAGGAAGAGGTCGGCCGAGCGCTGGTAGAGGTGACAGGAGAGCCGGCCGTCCGCCACGTAGAACTGGAACATCGCGTGGCACGGCGGCAGCGCCATCTCCTCGAGCTCGGCGACGTTCCAGGCCGAGACGACCATCCGCCGCGAGTCCGGGCTCGTCCGCAGCTGCTCGAGGACGTTGCTGATCTGGTCGACCGTCCCGCCGTCCGGCGTCGGCCAGGCCCGCCACTGCACCCCGTAGACGGGGCCGAGCTCGCCGTCGGGCGCCGCCCACTCGTCCCAGATCGTGACGCCGTTCTGCTGCAGCCACGTCACGTTGCTCTCGCCGCGCAGGAACCACAGCAGCTCGTAGGCGATCGAGCGGAAGTGCACCTTCTTGGTCGTGATGAGCGGGAAGCCCTGCGCCAGGTCGTAGCGCAGCTGCTGGGCGAACAGGCTGCGCGTGCCGGTGCCGGTGCGGTCGGGCTTGACGCTCCCCCCGGTGAGGACCGAGGCGAGCAGCTCCTCGTACTGCGAGTCCGGCGCGCTCATGGCGCGAAGCCTACGTCGGTCAGCGGCGGCGCATCATGCGACGCCGCGGGGCCTCGACGACCGTGTCCTCGGTGGGGGCGTACGCCTCCACGAGGTCGGCGCGGGCGCGCGCCACCCGCGAGCGGATCGTCCCGATCGGGACGCCGCAGACCTCGGCCGCCTCGGCGTACGACAGCCCGAGCGCCTGGGTCAGGACGAACGCCTCCCGGCGGTCGTCGCCGAGCCTGGCGATCAGGTCGGCGAGCTCTACGCTGGAGGTGAGGTCGGCGGTCGGCACGTCGTGGAGGGACTCGTCGAGCACCCCCTCGCGGGCGCGGCGGCGCGTCAGGCCCGACAGGTGGTCCGCGACGCAGCGACGGGCGATCGCGAGCACCCAGGTGGTGGCCGACGCGTCGCCCCGCCAGCGCGAGCGCCCGGTCAGCGTGCGGACGAACGTCTCCTGCACGACCTCGGCGATGTCGTGCTCCGGGGTGCGCGGGCCGAGCAGCGAGGCCACGAAGCGCCAGACCGACGGCTGGAGGGCGCGGACGAAGGCCGCGGCGGCGGCCTCGTCGTCACGCGCCGCGAGCAGCAGCGCGCCGAGGTCGCCGCTCTCCTCGCCGTCTCTGGGCATCGTGCCTCTCCTGCTCGCCGGGGAACGCAGCCGGAGCCGGGCACGTTCACGGGAACTTCCAGCGCCTCGGGGCTGACTAACGGAGCATGCGGTGCGAGGACTTTGCGGAGGCGCTGTCCGCTCAGCTCGACGGCGAGGATAGCCCCGGGGAGCAGGCGGCGATAGCCGATCACGAGAGCACGTGTCCGGACTGTGACGCGCTGGCGCAGCGCATGCGCCGGCTGCACCGGGCCGCCCGCACGGGCTCGGTCCAGGCACAGCCCGACCTCGCCCCCGCAGTGCTCGCGGCGGTCGCGGCCCGGCGCTCGCCGCTCGCCCGCGTACGCCATGGCGGGCTCGCCGTCGCCCGCGCGGTCGGCGCCCGGCTGCGCCCTCGTGGCCTGCCCGACGTGGCCCTGCGCCTGGGCCTGCTCGCGGTCGGGCTCGTCCAGGGCCTGCACTGCCTGGGCCTCGCGCTCGGCCCCGAGCAGACGGCGGCGGCCGACGACGGGCACTCGCACAGCCACGCGCACGGGCACACCCACGGCTCCGGGGGCGCGGCGGCCGCCGTCTCCCACGCCGCCCAGCACCTCGACCGAGACCTTGCGGCGTTCGGCCTCGCCCTGGCCGCGGCGTTCGCGGCCATCGCACTGCGCCCACGGCGCGCGGCCCCGCACCTGCCGTTCCTGGTGACCCTCGTCGGCGCGCTGGCGGTCTTCGTGGCCGTGGACCTCGCCTCCGGCGCCGCGTCGGCTCTGGAGGAGCTCGACCACGCGCTCCCCGTGCTCGGCCTGGCGTTCGTGGCCGCGCTGGCCCGCCGCGAGCGCACCGGGCGGCGCGAGCCGGAGTCGCTGCCGCGGCCCGGGACGCACCGGCCGGGACTGGGCGTGGTCGGTGGCCGGCGCCGGGCCGCCTGAGCCCGGGCGGCCCGGCCGACGCCGATTCGTGACTGAGTATTGTCCGCAGCGCCTCAAGTTTCGCTTCCGTCGCACGGATCCGGGTGGCAATCTGTGCCGGTGCTAGGACTGGCAACGGAGCCGGCGCCCCACCGCAGCAGCGGCCGGGTCGCCCGCGCAGGACTTCTCGCGGCACTGACGACGGCGGGGGTGCTCGGCAGCGCGCTGCCGGCCTCGGCCCACGGCACGCTCGCCGAGGCCACCCCGGCCGACGGGACCAAGGTCTC encodes:
- a CDS encoding dihydrofolate reductase, which codes for MAIGLVWAQAANGVIGRDGALPWRLPEDMAHFKALTAGCAVVMGRATWESLPERFRPLPGRRNVVLSRTVRELPGAQVASSVDQALAGDDVWVIGGGEVYAACLPLAGRAVVTELAEEFAGDTYAPVLDATWVEDGPTPEWLVSTTGLRYRVRTWDRAE
- a CDS encoding low temperature requirement protein A, with the protein product MPLASATPVGRFLERRGLLRPPALQTRSTRTASRLELFFDLAFVLVVAELAISVREDIDVGSVLRFGGLFAVVWWSWMSSTLYANRFDHDDLIFRLNKLGSMLAVVGLAGSASDATGTYATEFTLSYVALRVLLLLQYLRAYRHVPEARAGILTYVVGTGAGALLWTASLAVEGNAKLVLWGVGLAVDAAAPLLVTTARVQVPLHLEHLPERFSLFVILVLGEPVAAVAHGVHDASWEADAVLAGAIAFVLAAALWWSYFDLAGAAAKHLLDEAGDEHSTVAHDVYIYGQLPLALSIAAVGAGLEGLVVEGAADASAGSRALVSGGVALYLLSVALTNVGMQRRGRSGWWWAALAALVAAADALLDLPALAVAGVLAALLVVVVAFGLEQHARGNLQLEEM
- a CDS encoding aldo/keto reductase; translated protein: MEQRTLGKTGYQVGVVGLGAWQIGADWGEVNEDDALDTIGAAVDSGVNFIDTADVYGDGRSERLIRRFLGERSHGPITVATKAGRRADPFVAEQYTIDNLRAWTDRSRENLGVDTLDLVQLHCPPTAVYSMDSVYEAMDTLVQEKAVAHYGVSVETVDEALTAIIRSQVATVQVILNAFRQKPLERLLPAAKEANVGIIARVPLASGLLSGKYDENTQFAANDHRSFNRNGESFDVGETFAGVDYATGVRAAREIAKLTPQGATTAQLALRWILDQDGVSVVIPGARNADQARSNAAAEQLAPLGPDTLRAIREIYDEHIRPLVHDRW
- a CDS encoding inorganic diphosphatase; the protein is MEFDVLIEIPRGSRNKYEVDHETGRIRLDRMLFTATRYPHDYGYIEGTLGEDGDPLDAMVLIEEPTFPGCLIRCRAIGMFRMTDEAGGDDKVMCVVAGDPRFDRVQDIDDMPEFDRLEVQHFFEVYKDLEPGKSVEGATWTGRAEAEAEIVRSRERQAAGGHPMPHPPAQG
- a CDS encoding glucose 1-dehydrogenase — protein: MRALTVQPGSGDPRVEDVAEPDPSLGPVLVEGLAVGVCGTDGDLLGGTYGDPPPGRERLIIGHESLGRVLEPGGADGLSGGDLVVGIVRRRDPEPCPACAAGEWDFCQNGEFSEHGIVRVDGFCAQRWRVEADHAVRVDPALGLRGVLLEPTSVVAKAWEQVERVGDRGHWRPRTALVTGAGPVGLLAALLAVQRGLETHVLDLAEDGPKPRLVGGLGAEYHSGSVDDLTFAPDVVVECTGAAPVVAGALTCVASAGVVCLAGVGPASEISFDAASVGREIVLKNNVVIGSVNANRRHYEAGARALADADPAWLDAMITRRVPLDRATEALDARDDDVKVVVDIAEI
- a CDS encoding YdeI/OmpD-associated family protein; this encodes MEKQGLPVLAFSDASAWEAWLEREHASQSGVWVQLAKKNSGIASVTYAEAVEGALCWGWIDGQSASLDEATWLQKFTPRRARSKWSKVNCERVEGLVAAGRMRAPGLAEIERAKADGRWDAAYDPPSTATVPEDLQAALDADPAVAAAFAALNASNRYAILHRLHDAKKPETRARRLAKFVAMLRAGETLHP
- a CDS encoding zinc-dependent metalloprotease — translated: MSVTVDWDLATATAVRLVPKGPKVSRADAHAAVAELRQRATEAQAHVRAYTGLVAEGGTSAVAVVDRPGWVRANVEGFRVVLDPLVARLSEKAARRRTGPDSPVVEAVGSVLTGLETGGLLAFLAGKVLGQYELFTPNAAGGRLLLVAPNIVAAERELTVDVSDFRLWVCLHEETHRVQFGASPWLRDHLLDQITGFVDDADLEPAALLARLRGVFRAVYGAVRGDERAPSLLEAVQSPAQREALDRVTAVMSLLEGHADVVMDGVGPDVVPSVEQIRKRFQKRRSSGRPGEQVLRRLIGIDAKMRQYRDGATFVRGVLDRAGMDGFNQVWAGPETLPLPAEIADPAAWVKRVL
- a CDS encoding GPGG-motif small membrane protein; this translates as MGTLLWVLAVVLVVAGIATVVRDQLMAGVTLVVLGLLVAPGIVTLTA
- a CDS encoding thymidylate synthase, coding for MSAPDSQYEELLASVLTGGSVKPDRTGTGTRSLFAQQLRYDLAQGFPLITTKKVHFRSIAYELLWFLRGESNVTWLQQNGVTIWDEWAAPDGELGPVYGVQWRAWPTPDGGTVDQISNVLEQLRTSPDSRRMVVSAWNVAELEEMALPPCHAMFQFYVADGRLSCHLYQRSADLFLGVPFNIASYALLTHMVAQQVDLEPGELVWTGGDCHIYANHVEQVTEQVSRAPYPFPRLQLRKAASLFDYAYEDFTVVDYVSHPRLSGAVAV
- a CDS encoding sigma-70 family RNA polymerase sigma factor, with amino-acid sequence MPRDGEESGDLGALLLAARDDEAAAAAFVRALQPSVWRFVASLLGPRTPEHDIAEVVQETFVRTLTGRSRWRGDASATTWVLAIARRCVADHLSGLTRRRAREGVLDESLHDVPTADLTSSVELADLIARLGDDRREAFVLTQALGLSYAEAAEVCGVPIGTIRSRVARARADLVEAYAPTEDTVVEAPRRRMMRRR
- the dacB gene encoding D-alanyl-D-alanine carboxypeptidase/D-alanyl-D-alanine endopeptidase: MRGRVVAGVGAALVVAAAGGLLVGAGLDGGGPERPAVSASTPAALPSPAAPVLAPAAGGAGPGGPSAAGVSGALRTALSDPALGRSLGATVLAADGTVLLDRGGAAHTPASVAKLLTGAAAITALGPDTTLVTRVVTAPAAQGTPDASAAPAGPVDLVLVGGGDATLQSAGYGRGDDTTAYARLDVLADRVAAALGEGAAIRLRVDDTLFDAPAVSPDWEPGYVPGGIAAPVSALSVDQGRVRPGEDARVEDPALEAGRRFAALLQAAGVQVVEGVGRGGAPAGAGELASVASPPVSRLVERMLEESDNDLAEGLARLVAAERGHPATAAGGGAAVLAAAGEAGVPVEGALLLDGSGLARGSRLPSATVAGALRAAASPGHPELRPVLTGLPVAGLTGTLAERYAPDGALDAARGQVRAKTGTLTGVSSLAGVVRGRDGALLVFAFLADRVPGSTLDARQALDEAATALARCGCGS